DNA sequence from the Helicoverpa armigera isolate CAAS_96S chromosome 30, ASM3070526v1, whole genome shotgun sequence genome:
caaacagtaacacattgcaaTATATTTTGGTGGAATCTCCCTCTCTGGGTTTGGatgatattataatgtttaaaaacctgttttttttttctttatttatattatagaaCCAAGTTGTAGACATTTTGAAATGTTGATATGAACTTATTTTTTGTCGGATTggattgtattgtattgtatgttgTCAGCCTTCAAAAAGTTTTCGTTAAACCCTGattattttgagtatttttccAAGTCattgaaaatgcatttttttttatattaaaatccttttatgttgtttcataCACTATTCTTGGTATAGCGATTCGTGGAACTTATTTGGGCTCATTCACAATAAAAGTCTGACTAAGGAAAACAGTCGTTTATCATAAATTCAAACTAACTATTAGGGATTTTAGTTCCTAAAACGATTTGGACAAGTAGGTTTCACATCCTAGCTTCACAGtaaaaaaagttgaattttaaagtaagcaattgtttttagaaaactgaCTTATATGTTGTTGGTGGACTTAAAATTTTGGCCAGTATGAAATTATCACGAAGAGCTTTTTAGTGTGAAATGGTAACGACTTGAAACATTGTGAATTgcttaagttttaaattaagtcTTGTACTTAAATTGGCAAGGGTTTTCTTAAATGGTGGACAAAACAGGACTTTGTGACTTCGAAAAATagtgtaaatgtaaaaaattaaattcaagatacctctttattttgtgttttttcataTGAGAAATTgctaattttacaaaataaaatactggaaatgtattttttgacaaaaaagtgcagtgttatattttgtaaaaacagtCTGTGTGtgtgaaattttgaaaaattcatgTAATATAAGAGCggtttttatcaaaatgttgGTTGTTTTGCAATGTACGAGTATGTCTGTAAACCCAAAGATATGTTGTATATATTTGAATGGTTCAAACATATtggttttatatgtatttacgtTCTCCTCAAATAATTTTGCCGTCCCGATATGAAACTagcatagagaacaaaatgactagcggagatgacataacgcaaaatctcctaagaaagtagcgcgacaacatgcgggtgcgagggggacgCGAAACGTTACTAGCTAAAAAACCCCgcccattttcaaaataaaatcaccaatcaatcaagaccaatctttgacagattggttttgatttgacaaggaacccgaacgtctcgttagttctagcaaCTGATCACGTCTACCGCACGTTGcttgagctacaagaaggcgcctgacctaccttccttatggcatctccgctatgtttccttcctccgtggttgcTTATGACTTCACTAAAGTCTGAACGACGACTTTCAGACCGGCAGACTTATTTGACGAGAGCTCTAATTAGATTTAAAATTACGAGAGAGagttttttaaatgcatttattttttaaattattaagtttctgtatttatttcttgtttagACAAAACAATGGTGgtttgtgaaaataattttgacagaAATTGTTatgatttcaaattatatttgacTCTAGAAATTAACCGAACCTACAAATAgtgaacctccttttttgaagtcggttaaaatagcgaaattattatataaaaaacgtAGTTAAATTAAAGCAAGAGGACCAAgcccagaaagtctgacaaccagtcttgccaaggggtatcgTGTTGTCCAGGtaacagtcgctccttgtgacacactggtactcagctgcatccgcttagacttgaagccgaccccGTCATGTAAGGAaagggctaggcagataatttaAGAGTCAAATGTGATTTGTAATCATGTAGTAAATGATTTTCTCTCTCTCGCTTCTGTAGAATTCCATGTATAGTTGAGCTCAGTCGTTGAGTTCAGTAGTTCCAAATATAGTTGATTATTGTTACAAAATGACTTTTATTTCTTACCTAAACCCCGTAGCTTGTCGCCCGTGTCCTGAGGTAActccgcgcacctggataagTAGCTTATACCGTTCTTCGGTAAACGggcttttgaaatatttctttaaacgGGATCTGGGATGGTCATGGGGGAATTTCCCGTCCCCAGATAAACTAAAGCCTAGCTACTGGAGGATAATGGCTATAATacttagagagctgaaattttcacagatgatgtatttctgttgccgctataacaaatactgaaaactagaatcaacgtgatttttttgtccgttttagaAATAATGGTAGGGAACCCTTcatgtgcgagtccgactcgcacttggccggttcttttgaagtcggttaatcATACTAAACGGTTTCTTCTGCATTCGGGAATATTcctcaataaaagaaaaacaactaaaaattgtattttaaaatatattgttgatttttatttcattatcttTGTACGCACAAAGTGCTAATAATACATTTGTCATAACTGTAAACTGGTGGCGATCGGTGTGAGCGACTGTCgcgcaactgtcggccgactgtcgTGCAACAGTTCAGCATTGTATACTAAAACTTACGGTAAGCAGAAAAGGTTTTGAATCATTTTTAAAACTGTCAGTCTATCTGTGTGTCTCACACTCAAGAATTACTGAACAGAGTTCCATGCTATTCACGAAAGATAGAAGAGTGACGTCAGTCGCTCACACCGATAGTCTACACCAAAAAtacaacttaaataataatcattaatattatatttactttttaaactattttacagTAATTTACAATGTACATTAAAACTATAAACGTactatattttgatattaataggTTTTCAcgataaatataaattggtCAACAACAGCCTTTCTCAATATTCGATCTATATATATCGTATTGCTTAATAGAAATAGGAaattgacattacttgtatgggtctaatatcaaaattatatctatagtcatcatcatcctccgagccttttcccaactatgttggggtcggcttgcagtctaaccggatgcaactgagtaccagtgtgacacaaggaacgactgcctatctgacctccacaacccagttacctggacaacacgataccccttggttagactggtgtcagactactggcttctgactacccgtaacgattgccaaggatgttcaatgacagccgggacctacagtttaacgtgccatccgacacacagtcaatggtgtctaagattctTTCTCTGGTAAGCAAATTAACACACACATAGAATATTGGTAAAGGCCGTAATATAAGAAAccatagtttaaataatttcacaatttaaaaccatgatttgaaaacattttctattaaaaaggTGTtgcaaacacaataaaaaatattaatatcgaaATACAGTTGCCagtatgaataaaaattatttatttaataataataataagacgTTACTgatatttattagtttagaaACAATATTATGTGCATATTATGCTAGatactacaaataaaaacacattttccaAAATTCATCACTTGCCAAAAAAACAGTCGAATTAAAAACCTCTTTTACagcagtcggttaaaaatattgtgtaaaaaacataatatacactcaatattgcatattttatttatttacttaacatttCAGACATTTTAGAATTTCAAATACACCTCTTACTAACTGTAgttgatattttgtaaagaaaCAACTTTGCATCAATCGAGCATCGAACTGTGATACTTGTAGTTACAATTCTTCGTCTATATATAAAGTGAGTCAAACctaatcatattaaattaaatactttaatatagAAGAAATAAGataccgaccccaaataaaattgcaataaaggcagtaggatgatgatgaaagaaaaatacccaaaaataagaaataaagaatttttcaaacgaagtaaatagaataaaaatgtgattaatgagtcagtcagtacaaacaacggaaattctcccttgaaaactgacagctgtcaactgatcaaaacattcgatactcataactttatctctgctttacacatgatgttgtaaattatcaaaacgaaaaatgactcctgtggctaaaccactgaagggattaggttattttttttacaatccgccatagaatatcataaagtatatgtgataggatttaatatgATTAGGATTGACACACTcgatatatacctatataaaacatatttctgtCTTAATTCCATGATTTTGTATATTGAATCTTATGCCCACTGTTATaaggttaaaattaaaacaaactgaTACAAAAAGCTTCGTATTAAAAACTCTATTTATCaagaaataaagttcaaaatactgAAACTTGCTTTCAgactatttttgaaaaaaaaaaactgttgaataTAGAAATAAGTGATATTTGAAATCGATGGCATTACATCTACGTTACAACGTAGGAATTTTGTGTTACTATCATACTAAAACCATATTCATTTCtgtaatactaatattataaagtggccaatatttttatgaacaacAATGAACaatgtccgtctgtcaccaggctgtatctcatgaaccgagatagttagagttgaaattttcacagatgatgtatttctgttgccgctataacaacaaatactaatattttggggggctctcatacaacaaacgtgatttttttgctcattttctaaataatggtacggaacccttcgtgcgcgattttgactcgcatttggccggtttttatagaTGATtttccgtcagttgcacaaagctccattaaatctATTACTGACACATTTTATCtagttgacaaagaaagagttagccatagatttaaagaagctttaactttaactagcttctgccagcggtttcacccgcatcccgtgggaacctctgcacgaactcgcataaaaagtagcctatagccttcctcgataaatgggctatctaataccgaaagaattgttcaaatcggaccagtagttcctgagattagcgcgttcaaacaaacaaacaaactcttcagctttataatattagtatagatggagctttgtgcaactgacggttagacTATGACCACTGTATAACATTAGTTGACAGAATGGCACGGTTAGAGCTTACAACATAATATATAAGGCATATAGTGATTAGAGTTAGTGTTGCGCGGTGTACAGGTCTGGCTCGAGGCGTCGTACCCGCACGCGCTGCCGGTAGTGGTACTCCTTCAGGTACTGCCGGAGACGCCCTGGCAGAGGCAGGCCTTCCACTCCTGGGGAGGATAGCATCAGCATTATTATCAGCATAAATacaagagtttttatttaattttattacttatagaACCAtttgtttcggatggcacgttaaactgtaggtcccggctgtcattgaacatccttggcagtggttacgggtagtcagaagccagtaagtctgacaccagtctaaccaaggggtatcgggttgcccgggtaactgggttgaggaggtcagataggcagtcgcttcttgtaaagcactggtactcagttgaatccggttagactggaagccgaccccaacatagtttgggaaaaggctcggaggatgatgatattactTATAGAACCATTTTGAAGACAGTTTGcaaaaaagagtgtctatgatGTTTCTTGCCTGTTCTTCTCCAGGCAAACTCTTTAGAACCGTGCATCTAGCTATCTTCTTAGGTccataagaaataaaacctttgacttttGATTGATAAccatgtatataaaaaaaatttcgTTGTGGCTTAGTGGATAAAGCACTAACCGCCtaagtgtgtgggttcgattccaagtcagacaagtacaaatgcaacttttctaagtttgtatgtactttgtaagtatatctcaggttggccgggtaactgggttgaacagatcagataggcagtcgctcctcgcGGCACACAGGTACTGTACAACATAGGAagcggctaggcagatgacttaCCGTCATAACTAGTATGCGACACAATAACGGCTCGTGCGAGCTGCTGCAGCGAGAAGGGCTGGCTGCGCGGCAGGGGAGCAGTCAGCATCGGCTCGAAGAACATCACGCACGCGGGGTCCTGGGGAGGTATGTAGTCATGACCTTCATAAATGGGGGTATTTCATGGTCAAAGAATTTTCTTGAGAAGAGAGATCAGTGcattgaaacaaacaaattcttcatacTTCTGAACcggttttaaaaatgttttctctgttaaagctacactatctgacgagtgtaggctatattttaatttctttctttttactattcaataaaataatattataaagaggaaaactttgtttgtttggttgttatggataaactcaaaaactactggaccgattttaaatattctttgaccattagaaagctatataaTAAAAGCCATATATCACCTTATAATGCTCAATAAGCTTAGTAACAGTGGGCGCGGCGAACACAGCGGGGTCGTGCGAGTCGAAGCTGAAGCGATGCTCGTAGTGCTCGATGCGCGCGTGCAGCGAGCGCCCGTACTTGCGGAACGACACCGAGAACAGGTGCTCCTCCTGCGCGCTGTCGCGGAGGAGGAACGTGCCTGGAGAGGGGAGACATGTGTTATATAGAGACATCCTCATCATCGTACTTGCGGAACGACACCGAGAACAGGTGCTCCTCCTGCGCGCTGTCGCGGAGGAGGAACGTGCCTGGAGAGGGAGACATGTGTTATATAGAGACATCCTCATCATCGTACTTGCGGAACGACACCGAGAACAGGTGCTCCTCCTGCGCGCTGTCGCGGAGGAGGAACGTGCCTGGAGAGGGAGACATGTGTTATATAGAGACATCCTCATCATCGTACTTGCGGAACGACACCGAGAACAGGTGCTCCTCCTGCGCGCTGTCGCGGAGGAGGAACGTGCCTGGAGAGGGGAGACATGTGTTATATAGAGACATCCTCATCATCGTACTTGCGGAACGACACCGAGAACAGGTGCTCCTCCTGCGCGCTGTCGCGGAGGAGGAACGTGCCTGGAGAGGGAGACATGTGTTATATAGAGACATCCTCATCATCGTACTTGCGGAACGACACCGAGAACAGGTGCTCCTCCTGCGCGCTGTCGCGGAGGAGGAACGTGCCTGGAGAGGGAGACATGTGTTATATAGAGACATCCTCATCATCGTACTTGCGGAACGACACCGAGAACAGGTGCTCCTCCTGCGTCGCTGTCGCGGAGGAGGAACGTGCCTGGAGAGGGAGACATGTGTTATATAGAGACATCCTCATCATCGTACTTGCGGAACGACACCGAGAACAGGTGCTCCTCCTGCGCTGTCGCGGAGGAGGAACGTGCCTGGAGAGGGGACATGTGTTATATAGAGACATCCTCATCATCGTACTTGCGGAACGACACCGAGAACAGGTGCTCCTCCTGCGCTGTCGCGGAGGAGGAACGTGCCTGGAGAGGGAGACATGTGTTATATAGAGACATCCTCATCATCGTACTTGCGGAACGACACCGAGAACAGGTGCTCCTCCTGCGCTGTCGCGGAGGAGGAACGTGCCTGGAGAGGGAGACATGTGTTATATAGAGACATCCTCATCATCGTACTTGCGGAACGACACCGAGAACAGGTGCTCCTCCTGCGCGCTGTCGCGGAGGAGGAACGTGCCTGGAGAGGGAGACATGTGTTATATAGAGACATCCTCATCATCGTACTTGCGGAACGACACCGAGAACAGGTGCTCCTCCTGCGCGCTGTCGCGGAGGAGGAACGTGCCTGGAGAGGGGAGACATGTGTTATATAGAGACATCCTCATCATCGTACTTGCGGAACGACACCGAGAACAGGTGCTCCTCCTGCGCGCTGTCGCGGAGGAGGAACGTGCCTGGAGAGGGGAGACATGTGTTATATAGAGACATCCTCATCATCGTACTTGCGGAACGACACCGAGAACAGGTGCTCCTCCTGCGCGCTGTCGCGGAGGAGGAACGTGCCTGGAGAGGGGAGACATGTGTTATATAGAGACATCCTCATCATCGTACTTGCGGAACGACACCGAGAACAGGTGCTCCTCCTGCGCTGTCGCGGAGGAGGAACGTGCCTGGAGAGGGGAGACATGTGTTATATAGAGACATCCTCATCATCGTACTTGCGGAACGACACCGAGAACAGGTGCTCCTCCTGCGCGCTGTCGCGGAGGAGGAACGTGCCTGGAGAGGGAGACATGTGTTATATAGAGACATCCTCATCATCGTACTTGCGGAACGACACCGAGAACAGGTGCTCCTCCTGCGCGCTGTCGCGGAGGAGGAACGTGCCTGGAGAGGGGAGACATGTGTTATATAGAGACATCCTCATCATCGTACTTGCGGAACGACACCGAGAACAGGTGCTCCTCCTGCGCGCTGTCGCGGAGGAGGAACGTGCCTGGAGAGGGAGACATGTGTTATATAGAGACATCCTCATCATCGTACTTGCGGAACGACACCGAGAACAGGTGCTCCTCCTGCGCGCTGTCGCGGAGGAGGAACGTGCCTGGAGAGGGAGACATGTGTTATATAGAGACATCCTCATCATCGTACTTGCGGAACGACACCGAGAACAGGTGCTCCTCCTGCGCGCTGTCGCGGAGGAGGAACGTGCCTGGAGAGGGAGACATGTGTTATATAGAGACATCCTCATCATCGTACTTGCGGAACGACACCGAGAACAGGTGCTCCTCCTGCGCGCTGTCGCGGAGGAGGAACGTGCCTGGAGAGGGAGACATGTGTTATATAGAGACATCCTCATCATCGTACTTGCGGAACGACACCGAGAACAGGTGCTCCTCCTGCGCGCTGTCGCGGAGGAGGAACGTGCCTGGAGAGGGAGACATGTGTTATATAGAGACATCCTCATCATCGTACTTGCGGAACGACA
Encoded proteins:
- the LOC135119156 gene encoding suppressor of cytokine signaling 4-like — encoded protein: MMRMSLYNTCLPSPGTFLLRDSAQEEHLFSVSFRKYGRSLHARIEHYEHRFSFDSHDPAVFAAPTVTKLIEHYKDPACVMFFEPMLTAPLPRSQPFSLQQLARAVIVSHTSYDGVEGLPLPGRLRQYLKEYHYRQRVRVRRLEPDLYTAQH